One genomic segment of Nocardioides cavernaquae includes these proteins:
- the secA gene encoding preprotein translocase subunit SecA, which translates to MAVLDKILRIGEGKILRELEAIAKAVNAIEDDFVAMSDDELRGQTAEFRERLDKGESLDDLMPEAFATVREAARRVLGQRHYDVQLLGGAALHLGNIAEMKTGEGKTLVSTLPAYLNALAGEGVHIVTVNDYLAKFQSEMMGRVHHFLGMSVGVILPSMTPAERREAYACDITYATNNELGFDYLRDNMATSIEDCVQRGHAYAIVDEVDSILIDEARTPLIISGPTQDEVKWYDEFAKIAATMTRDVDYEVDEKKRTISVLEPGITKVEDYLGIENLYDTVNTPLISFMNNSIKAKELFRNDKEYVVMNGEVLIVDEHTGRMLAGRRYNEGLHQAIEAKEGVQVREEYQTLATVTLQNFFRLYKKLSGMTGTAMTEASEFDKIYNLGVVPIRTNKPMLRIDQADLVYRTELAKYAAVVDDIAERNKAGQPVLVGTVSVEKSEHISQLLKKKGVPHSVLNAKFHADEAKIVALAGHKGAVTVATNMAGRGTDIMLGGSVEFLADAELRKKGLEPVGETADEYDAAWPETIERIKAQVQTEHDEVKEAGGLYVVGTERHESRRIDNQLRGRSGRQGDPGESRFYLSLQDELMRLFKSDWVDRILTVLKVPDDVPIENKRVTGAIANAQGQIEGQNFESRKNVLKYDDVMDRQRKVIYGERREVLEGADIREQIRGFVDDVVAGYVGGATDGYAEQWDLPALWTALRQLYPITLRHEDVSGLDREELIAAIQADAHAAYDVREDDLGSETMRELERRVILSVLDRKWREHLYEMDYLREGIYLRAYSQRDPLVEYQREGFEMFTAMMDAIKEESVGFLFNVEVQVEGDAEPVEGGEFHFHADGTRHEGPMHEGALAEPPAAAQRPHVQAKGLDAPAAPRNLSYAGPTEDGEVEIRKDAAEEDPFAGTGRNDKCPCGSGKKFKQCHGAPGGPTGLTTRVNG; encoded by the coding sequence GTGGCCGTGCTCGACAAGATCCTCCGCATCGGCGAGGGCAAGATCCTCCGCGAGCTCGAGGCGATCGCCAAGGCCGTCAACGCCATCGAGGACGACTTCGTCGCGATGAGTGACGACGAGCTGCGCGGCCAGACCGCGGAGTTCCGCGAGCGCCTGGACAAGGGTGAGTCCCTCGACGACCTCATGCCGGAGGCCTTTGCGACGGTTCGTGAGGCAGCGCGCCGGGTCCTCGGCCAGCGCCACTACGACGTGCAGCTCCTGGGTGGTGCCGCGCTCCACCTCGGCAACATCGCCGAGATGAAGACCGGTGAGGGCAAGACCCTCGTCTCGACGCTGCCGGCCTACCTCAACGCCCTCGCGGGCGAGGGCGTCCACATCGTCACGGTCAACGACTACCTGGCCAAGTTCCAGTCCGAGATGATGGGCCGCGTCCACCACTTCCTGGGCATGAGCGTCGGCGTCATCCTGCCGTCGATGACGCCTGCGGAGCGCCGTGAGGCCTACGCCTGCGACATCACCTACGCGACCAACAACGAGCTCGGCTTCGACTACCTGCGCGACAACATGGCGACGAGCATCGAGGACTGCGTCCAGCGCGGCCACGCCTACGCGATCGTCGACGAGGTCGACTCGATCCTCATCGACGAGGCCCGCACGCCGCTGATCATCTCCGGTCCGACCCAGGACGAGGTGAAGTGGTACGACGAGTTCGCCAAGATCGCGGCGACCATGACGCGCGACGTCGACTACGAGGTCGACGAGAAGAAGCGCACGATCTCGGTCCTCGAACCCGGCATCACCAAGGTCGAGGACTACCTCGGCATCGAGAACCTCTACGACACGGTCAACACTCCGCTGATCTCGTTCATGAACAACTCCATCAAGGCCAAGGAGCTGTTCCGCAACGACAAGGAGTACGTCGTCATGAACGGCGAGGTGCTCATCGTCGACGAGCACACCGGCCGCATGCTGGCCGGTCGCCGTTACAACGAGGGCCTGCACCAGGCGATTGAGGCCAAGGAGGGGGTGCAGGTCCGCGAGGAGTACCAGACCCTCGCCACCGTCACCCTGCAGAACTTCTTCCGGCTCTACAAGAAGCTCTCCGGCATGACCGGCACGGCCATGACCGAGGCCAGTGAGTTCGACAAGATCTACAACCTCGGCGTCGTCCCGATCCGCACCAACAAGCCGATGCTGCGCATCGACCAGGCCGACCTCGTCTACCGCACCGAGCTGGCGAAGTACGCCGCCGTCGTGGACGACATCGCCGAGCGCAACAAGGCCGGTCAGCCGGTCCTCGTCGGCACCGTGTCGGTCGAGAAGTCCGAGCACATCTCCCAGCTGCTGAAGAAGAAGGGCGTCCCGCACTCGGTGCTGAACGCCAAGTTCCACGCCGACGAGGCCAAGATCGTCGCGCTGGCCGGCCACAAGGGCGCGGTCACGGTTGCCACCAACATGGCGGGGCGAGGCACCGACATCATGCTCGGTGGATCGGTGGAGTTCCTCGCCGACGCGGAGCTGCGCAAGAAGGGCCTCGAGCCCGTCGGGGAGACCGCCGACGAGTACGACGCCGCGTGGCCCGAGACCATCGAGCGGATCAAGGCGCAGGTCCAGACCGAGCACGACGAGGTCAAGGAGGCCGGCGGCCTCTACGTCGTCGGCACCGAGCGCCACGAGTCGCGCCGCATCGACAACCAGCTCCGTGGTCGTTCCGGTCGTCAGGGTGACCCGGGCGAGTCCCGCTTCTACCTGTCGCTGCAGGACGAGCTCATGCGCCTGTTCAAGTCGGACTGGGTCGACCGGATCCTCACCGTCCTCAAGGTGCCGGACGACGTGCCGATCGAGAACAAGCGCGTCACGGGCGCGATCGCCAACGCCCAGGGCCAGATCGAGGGCCAGAACTTCGAGTCCCGCAAGAACGTCCTCAAGTACGACGACGTCATGGACCGCCAGCGCAAGGTCATCTACGGCGAGCGCCGCGAGGTCCTCGAGGGTGCCGACATCCGCGAGCAGATCCGGGGCTTCGTCGACGACGTCGTGGCCGGCTACGTCGGAGGTGCCACCGACGGCTATGCCGAGCAGTGGGACCTCCCGGCCCTGTGGACCGCGCTGCGCCAGCTCTACCCGATCACGCTGCGCCACGAGGACGTCTCCGGCCTCGACCGCGAGGAGCTCATCGCGGCGATCCAGGCCGACGCCCACGCGGCGTACGACGTGCGTGAGGACGACCTCGGCTCCGAGACCATGCGTGAGCTCGAGCGCCGCGTGATCCTCTCGGTGCTCGACCGCAAGTGGCGCGAGCACCTCTACGAGATGGACTACCTGCGCGAGGGCATCTACCTGCGGGCCTACTCGCAGCGCGACCCGCTGGTGGAGTACCAGCGCGAGGGCTTCGAGATGTTCACCGCGATGATGGACGCGATCAAGGAGGAGTCGGTCGGCTTCCTCTTCAACGTGGAGGTCCAGGTCGAGGGCGATGCGGAGCCGGTCGAGGGTGGCGAGTTCCACTTCCACGCCGACGGCACCCGCCACGAGGGCCCGATGCACGAGGGCGCACTCGCGGAGCCCCCGGCGGCAGCGCAGCGGCCCCACGTCCAGGCGAAGGGCCTCGACGCGCCCGCTGCGCCGCGGAACCTCTCCTACGCCGGTCCTACCGAGGACGGCGAGGTCGAGATCCGCAAGGACGCCGCTGAGGAGGACCCGTTCGCGGGCACCGGTCGCAACGACAAGTGCCCGTGCGGCTCCGGCAAGAAGTTCAAGCAGTGCCACGGCGCCCCGGGCGGCCCCACCGGTCTGACCACGCGGGTGAATGGCTGA
- a CDS encoding response regulator, translating to MDISGEREPIRVLVVDDQELFRGGLTMILGTDPGIEVVGQAGDGIEGTTLAAALAPDVVLLDVRMPKRSGIEACVAIKETVPSAKIIMLTVSDEEADLYEAVKSGAAGYLLKDSSIDEVTQAVRVVADGQSLISPSMAVKLIDEFKQMSRPDRDQVSPLRLTDRELEVLRLVATGMNNREIARQLFISENTVKNHVRNILEKLQLHSRMEAVMYAVREKLLDIP from the coding sequence ATGGACATCTCGGGAGAGCGTGAACCGATCCGCGTCCTGGTCGTCGACGACCAGGAGCTGTTTCGTGGCGGGCTGACGATGATCCTCGGCACCGACCCGGGCATCGAGGTGGTCGGCCAGGCCGGCGACGGCATCGAGGGCACCACCCTTGCGGCGGCCCTTGCGCCGGACGTGGTCCTGCTCGACGTGCGCATGCCCAAGCGCTCGGGCATCGAGGCCTGCGTGGCGATCAAGGAGACGGTCCCGTCCGCCAAGATCATCATGCTCACCGTCAGCGACGAGGAGGCCGACCTCTACGAGGCGGTCAAGTCCGGAGCTGCGGGCTACCTGCTCAAGGACTCCTCGATCGACGAGGTCACCCAGGCGGTGCGGGTGGTCGCCGACGGACAGTCGCTGATCTCCCCGTCGATGGCGGTCAAGCTGATCGACGAGTTCAAGCAGATGTCGCGTCCCGACCGCGACCAGGTCTCGCCGCTGCGGCTGACGGACCGCGAGCTCGAGGTGCTCCGGCTGGTGGCCACCGGCATGAACAACCGCGAGATCGCGCGGCAGCTCTTCATCAGCGAGAACACCGTCAAGAACCATGTGCGCAACATCCTGGAGAAGCTCCAGCTGCACTCGCGCATGGAGGCCGTCATGTATGCCGTCCGCGAGAAGCTGCTCGACATCCCCTGA
- the mtrB gene encoding MtrAB system histidine kinase MtrB, translating to MPHGSGRNLSAALRRGLTFWRRSIQARLVVSTVLLGTVVISGMGWFLLRQTEQGLVDARVRSAIAEAANETVEAEKRLASVPGTDADAAQQIALLFEPIVERGTSRGFGVVLVGPITEGPDASEGGTRTSPGLDTAGVPESLRDHFADANRTAWTFTRVHQRLGEGEVDTAGVAVGHLVHLPADRGRYALYFLFPMDQEEETLALVTRALLTAGVLLLVLVAGLTWLVTRQVVTPIRLARRVAERLAAGQLEERLRVRGEDDIARLAQSFNQMAANLQRQIRQLEELSRVQRRFTSDVSHELRTPLTTVRMAGDVLHDARGDFDPVTARAAELLQTELDRFEGLLSDLLEISRFDAGAAVLDVDDVNLVDLAHRIVDMTRPLAEQRGTEVRVLATNAPVLAEADHRRVERILRNLVTNAIDHAESSGVVVYVAGNEHAASVAVRDHGIGLAAGESALVFNRFWRADPARARTSGGTGLGLAISLEDTHLHGGWLQAWGQPGKGAQFRLTLPRHAGGMLRQSPLPLVPTDVSATPAGREQS from the coding sequence GTGCCGCACGGGTCGGGGCGCAACCTCTCGGCCGCGCTGCGCAGGGGGCTGACCTTCTGGCGTCGGTCCATCCAGGCACGCCTCGTGGTGAGCACGGTGCTGCTCGGCACGGTCGTGATCAGCGGCATGGGCTGGTTCCTGCTGCGCCAGACCGAGCAGGGCCTCGTCGATGCCCGGGTCCGCTCCGCCATCGCGGAGGCGGCCAACGAGACGGTTGAGGCGGAGAAACGACTGGCGTCCGTGCCCGGCACGGACGCCGATGCCGCCCAGCAGATCGCGCTGCTCTTCGAACCGATCGTCGAGCGCGGCACCTCCCGCGGCTTCGGCGTGGTGCTGGTCGGACCGATCACCGAGGGGCCGGACGCCAGCGAAGGCGGCACCCGGACCTCGCCGGGCCTCGACACCGCCGGCGTACCCGAGTCGCTGCGCGACCACTTCGCCGATGCCAACAGGACCGCCTGGACGTTCACACGGGTCCACCAGCGCCTGGGCGAGGGCGAGGTCGACACGGCGGGTGTTGCCGTCGGGCACCTCGTCCACCTGCCTGCGGATCGAGGCCGTTATGCCCTGTACTTCCTCTTCCCCATGGACCAGGAGGAGGAGACGCTCGCGCTCGTCACCCGGGCCCTGCTCACCGCCGGGGTCCTCCTGCTGGTCCTCGTCGCGGGCCTGACCTGGCTGGTCACGCGCCAGGTGGTCACGCCGATCCGGCTGGCACGGCGGGTCGCGGAGCGGCTTGCCGCCGGTCAGCTCGAGGAGCGGCTGCGGGTTCGGGGCGAGGACGACATCGCCCGTCTGGCCCAGTCCTTCAACCAGATGGCGGCCAACCTGCAGCGGCAGATCCGCCAGCTGGAGGAGCTCTCGCGGGTCCAGCGCCGGTTCACCTCCGACGTGTCGCACGAGCTGCGCACCCCGCTGACCACGGTGCGCATGGCGGGCGACGTCCTGCACGACGCCCGCGGCGACTTCGACCCGGTCACCGCGCGTGCGGCCGAGCTGCTGCAGACCGAGCTCGACCGCTTCGAGGGGCTGCTCAGCGACCTGCTCGAGATCAGCCGGTTCGACGCGGGTGCTGCGGTCCTCGACGTCGACGACGTCAACCTGGTCGACCTCGCCCACCGGATCGTCGACATGACGCGGCCGCTCGCCGAGCAGCGGGGCACCGAGGTGCGGGTCCTGGCGACCAACGCTCCCGTGCTCGCCGAGGCCGACCACCGTCGCGTCGAGCGCATCCTGCGCAACCTGGTCACGAACGCGATCGACCACGCCGAGTCCTCGGGGGTCGTGGTCTACGTCGCGGGCAACGAGCATGCCGCCTCCGTGGCCGTCCGCGACCACGGCATCGGGCTGGCGGCGGGGGAGTCGGCCCTCGTGTTCAACCGCTTCTGGCGTGCGGACCCTGCGCGCGCCCGGACCTCGGGCGGCACGGGTCTCGGGCTCGCGATCTCCCTCGAGGACACCCATCTCCACGGCGGCTGGCTCCAGGCCTGGGGGCAGCCGGGCAAGGGTGCCCAGTTCCGGCTCACCCTGCCGCGTCACGCCGGCGGGATGCTCCGGCAGTCGCCCCTCCCGCTCGTGCCGACGGATGTCAGCGCCACCCCTGCTGGCCGGGAGCAGTCGTGA
- the mtrA gene encoding MtrAB system response regulator MtrA — MTEQPVGYATKGRVLVVDDDASLAEMLTIVLRQEGFDSRVCTRGDLALAAFREYRPDVLLLDLMLPGKDGIDVCKEIRAESGVPIVMLTAKGDTVDVVVGLESGADDYVVKPFKPKELVARIRARVRRLDAPASENLQIGDLSVDVAGHSVTRDGQAINLTPLEFDLLVCLARKPWQVFTREVLLEQVWGYRHAADTRLVNVHVQRLRSKVEHDPENPEIVVTVRGVGYKAGHS; from the coding sequence GTGACTGAGCAGCCGGTCGGCTATGCCACGAAGGGGCGCGTCCTCGTCGTCGACGACGACGCGTCCCTCGCCGAGATGCTCACCATCGTGTTGCGCCAGGAGGGCTTCGACAGCCGCGTGTGCACACGTGGCGACCTGGCCCTCGCGGCGTTCCGTGAATACCGCCCCGATGTGCTCCTGCTCGACCTGATGCTGCCCGGCAAGGACGGCATCGACGTGTGCAAGGAGATCCGCGCCGAGTCCGGCGTACCGATCGTCATGCTCACCGCCAAGGGCGACACCGTCGACGTGGTCGTCGGCCTCGAATCCGGGGCCGACGACTACGTCGTCAAGCCGTTCAAGCCCAAGGAGCTCGTCGCCCGCATCCGTGCGCGCGTACGACGCCTGGACGCTCCCGCGTCCGAGAACCTCCAGATCGGCGACCTGTCCGTCGACGTCGCGGGCCACTCCGTCACCCGTGACGGCCAGGCGATCAACCTGACTCCGCTCGAGTTCGACCTGCTGGTCTGCCTGGCTCGCAAGCCCTGGCAGGTGTTCACTCGCGAGGTGCTGCTCGAGCAGGTCTGGGGCTACCGTCACGCGGCCGACACCCGGCTGGTCAACGTGCACGTGCAGCGGCTCCGCTCGAAGGTGGAGCACGACCCCGAGAACCCCGAGATCGTGGTGACCGTCCGCGGTGTCGGCTACAAGGCAGGACATTCCTGA
- a CDS encoding ComF family protein — translation MIRIGVDPLLDLLAGSSCVGCRRPGRQLCPACATAVSGRARAVRPTPCPPGLAPCCAAGEYSGMLRALVLGHKEHHRLPLRAPLGSLLADAVLVLLAGDAIGPVVLVPVPSRPGSALRRGHDPTWDITRSAARELGRRGARASAHRLLRVGRVGDQRELDAAGRAANLRDAMSVDGPRLARLARRHERAVIVLCDDVLTTGSTAREAQRALAATGVGIAGVAVVAATRRRAPPHGETSGRLLSSMGRRV, via the coding sequence GTGATCCGCATCGGCGTCGACCCGCTGCTCGACCTCCTGGCAGGCAGCTCCTGCGTCGGCTGCCGTCGCCCGGGGCGCCAGCTCTGCCCGGCCTGCGCGACGGCCGTCAGCGGCCGGGCCCGAGCGGTCCGACCGACTCCGTGCCCACCCGGCCTCGCGCCGTGCTGCGCCGCGGGGGAGTACTCCGGGATGCTGCGGGCCCTCGTCCTCGGCCACAAGGAGCATCATCGCCTGCCCCTGCGCGCCCCTCTCGGCTCGCTGCTCGCCGACGCCGTCCTCGTGCTGCTCGCGGGAGACGCGATCGGCCCGGTCGTGCTGGTTCCGGTGCCCTCCCGGCCGGGCAGCGCCCTGCGGCGTGGCCACGACCCGACCTGGGACATCACCCGGTCCGCGGCGCGTGAGCTGGGCCGGCGCGGGGCCCGTGCGTCGGCGCACCGGTTGCTGAGGGTGGGGCGGGTCGGAGACCAGCGCGAGCTCGATGCTGCCGGCCGTGCCGCCAACCTCCGGGATGCGATGTCGGTCGACGGACCGCGGCTCGCCCGGCTGGCGCGCCGCCACGAGCGCGCGGTGATCGTGCTCTGCGACGACGTGCTGACCACCGGATCGACGGCCCGTGAGGCGCAGCGAGCCCTTGCCGCGACCGGTGTGGGCATCGCCGGGGTCGCGGTGGTGGCCGCGACGCGGCGACGCGCACCACCTCATGGCGAAACTTCAGGGAGATTGCTTTCATCGATGGGCCGAAGGGTCTAG
- a CDS encoding GerMN domain-containing protein, with protein MSTLRDLRVLLAGLLLTSVATGCVRLPDSGQVRRVPEERPAVLEEGIPYLPPGPSRGEGPRDVVRGFLDAMMASPLQLSTAREFLTEDGAQAWRPQRRVVTYTAATLGTVAGTAEIDLGGAQWIDARGRWRGELPARQRVVQLPLVVEDGEWRIDQVPDAMLVPETWFAEHYQQVSLDFLDPTTSIIVPEPVFVPRGEQMATALVRGLIAGPPDAAGAGLVSLLRGAHLIGGAVTIEDGVASVALDGDITATTEESRELLAAQLAWTLRQVPIVSALRVRLGSAPLALKGGLTEFPVGIGAAYDPRSAGAADDLFGLRNGHLVGLVGGSPVPATGPLGTGPRLRDVAVSLPGSMAAGVRSSGRDLLVAPVDDETGSALKTPIRGAEDLAHPAWDSEGRLWVLDRRRTGAVVSVLVDNRVTEVEVPGVSGEAVVDLLVSRDGTRLVAAVRRVGGDEVRISRLDWHTGRVRASAAQQIARLDSSGTPIRDLAWRSPTELLVLSALSTRLAEVRTVSVDGSPARVRDAGPPELVRADVRRLVASPADRALAWAETADGVLVGVGPIGSATPPAGAQQITYVG; from the coding sequence GTGAGCACGCTGCGCGACCTCCGGGTCCTCCTTGCCGGCCTGCTGCTGACCAGCGTGGCCACCGGCTGCGTCCGTCTGCCCGACTCGGGCCAGGTGCGCAGGGTTCCGGAGGAGCGTCCGGCAGTCCTCGAGGAGGGCATCCCCTACCTGCCGCCGGGCCCGTCCCGCGGAGAAGGTCCACGGGATGTCGTGCGGGGCTTCCTCGACGCGATGATGGCCAGCCCGCTCCAGCTCTCCACGGCCCGGGAGTTCCTCACCGAGGACGGCGCGCAGGCATGGCGGCCCCAGCGGCGAGTGGTCACCTACACCGCAGCCACGCTGGGCACGGTCGCGGGCACGGCCGAGATCGACCTCGGCGGCGCGCAGTGGATCGACGCCCGCGGCCGGTGGCGCGGGGAGCTGCCCGCGCGGCAACGCGTCGTACAGCTGCCGCTCGTGGTCGAGGACGGCGAGTGGCGCATCGACCAGGTGCCTGACGCGATGCTCGTGCCCGAGACCTGGTTCGCGGAGCACTACCAGCAGGTCTCGCTGGACTTCCTGGACCCGACGACGAGCATCATCGTTCCCGAGCCCGTCTTCGTCCCGCGCGGCGAGCAGATGGCGACTGCCCTGGTCCGTGGGTTGATCGCCGGCCCGCCCGACGCCGCCGGAGCCGGACTGGTCTCGCTGCTGCGCGGCGCCCACCTGATCGGTGGGGCCGTGACGATCGAGGACGGCGTCGCGTCGGTCGCGCTGGACGGGGACATCACCGCGACCACGGAGGAGAGCCGCGAGCTCCTTGCCGCCCAGCTGGCGTGGACGCTGCGTCAGGTGCCGATCGTGTCCGCGCTGCGCGTGCGCCTCGGGTCCGCCCCGCTCGCGCTGAAGGGTGGCCTCACGGAGTTCCCGGTCGGCATCGGAGCGGCCTACGACCCTCGATCCGCAGGTGCCGCCGACGACCTCTTCGGCCTGCGCAACGGGCACCTGGTCGGTCTGGTCGGGGGAAGCCCGGTTCCCGCGACGGGCCCGCTCGGCACCGGACCGCGGCTGCGCGACGTCGCGGTGTCGCTGCCAGGGAGCATGGCCGCGGGCGTGAGGTCGTCGGGACGTGACCTCCTGGTGGCACCGGTCGATGACGAGACCGGCAGCGCGCTGAAGACTCCGATCCGCGGCGCAGAGGACCTCGCGCATCCGGCGTGGGACTCCGAAGGCCGGCTCTGGGTGCTCGACCGGCGTCGCACCGGAGCAGTGGTCTCGGTCCTGGTCGACAACCGCGTCACGGAGGTGGAGGTGCCGGGGGTGTCGGGTGAGGCAGTCGTCGACCTGCTGGTCTCGCGTGACGGCACCCGCCTCGTCGCCGCCGTACGCCGCGTGGGCGGGGACGAGGTGAGGATCAGCCGCCTGGACTGGCACACCGGCAGGGTCCGTGCGTCCGCCGCGCAGCAGATCGCCCGCCTCGACAGCAGCGGCACCCCGATCCGGGACCTGGCCTGGCGCTCGCCGACCGAGCTCCTCGTCCTCAGTGCCCTCTCCACGCGGCTCGCTGAGGTGCGCACCGTGTCCGTGGACGGGTCTCCCGCCCGGGTCCGTGATGCTGGTCCGCCTGAGCTGGTCCGCGCCGACGTACGCCGCCTCGTCGCCTCACCCGCCGATCGCGCGCTGGCGTGGGCGGAGACCGCTGACGGTGTCCTGGTCGGCGTTGGCCCGATTGGCTCGGCCACCCCGCCCGCCGGGGCACAGCAGATCACCTACGTCGGCTGA
- a CDS encoding winged helix-turn-helix domain-containing protein, giving the protein MESLSNAQARRIALAAQGFLDPPHERPTLRTFDRTIARTGVLQIDSVNVLQRAHYMPLYARMGPYDTDLLRRAAEERPRRVVEYWAHEAAFMPVDLWPFLQHRMERAHTQAWGGPRSIAQENPGLVKDVLDDVRRRGRRSARQIDADLTGDRDRARTHWGWNWSDVKKALEFLFYAGDLTVSGRNAQFERLYDVPERVLPADVLDTPTPSPAEAQRELVRRAARSHGVASERCLRDYYRMGADEARVAVASLVEAGEIEPVTVEGWGRPAYVHRDARLPRRVAARTLLSPFDPVVWERTRTEALFGFRYRIEIYVPAEKRVHGYYVLPFLLGDRLVGRVDLKADRGNRRLLVLGSYAEPDAPADTATELAHELRRLAGWLDLDDVVVSPRGDLATALNEGLLRG; this is encoded by the coding sequence ATGGAGTCGCTGAGCAACGCCCAGGCGCGTCGCATCGCGCTCGCGGCGCAGGGGTTCCTTGACCCGCCGCACGAGCGACCGACGCTGCGCACGTTCGACCGCACGATCGCGCGCACGGGTGTGCTGCAGATCGACTCGGTCAACGTCCTGCAGCGGGCGCACTACATGCCGCTCTACGCGCGCATGGGCCCCTACGACACCGACCTGCTCCGGCGAGCCGCCGAGGAGCGTCCCCGCCGCGTGGTGGAGTACTGGGCGCACGAGGCCGCCTTCATGCCCGTCGACCTGTGGCCGTTCCTGCAGCACCGCATGGAGCGGGCACACACCCAGGCATGGGGAGGGCCGCGTTCCATCGCGCAGGAGAACCCGGGGCTGGTCAAGGACGTCCTCGACGACGTACGCCGCCGCGGCCGGCGGTCGGCGCGGCAGATCGATGCCGACCTCACCGGCGACCGTGATCGCGCGCGCACCCACTGGGGGTGGAACTGGTCAGACGTGAAGAAGGCGCTCGAGTTCCTCTTCTACGCAGGCGACCTGACCGTCTCGGGGCGCAACGCCCAGTTCGAGCGGCTCTATGACGTCCCGGAGCGGGTGCTGCCAGCTGACGTCCTCGACACCCCGACACCGTCACCCGCCGAGGCGCAGCGCGAGCTGGTCCGGCGTGCAGCACGAAGCCATGGCGTGGCGAGCGAGCGGTGCCTGCGTGACTACTACCGGATGGGCGCCGACGAGGCCCGGGTGGCGGTCGCGAGCCTGGTCGAGGCCGGCGAGATCGAGCCGGTCACCGTCGAGGGCTGGGGCCGCCCGGCGTACGTTCATCGTGATGCGCGCCTGCCGCGCCGGGTCGCCGCGCGCACGCTGTTGAGCCCGTTCGATCCGGTCGTGTGGGAGCGGACCCGCACGGAGGCGCTGTTCGGTTTCCGCTATCGGATCGAGATCTACGTGCCGGCGGAGAAGCGCGTCCATGGCTACTACGTGCTGCCTTTCCTCCTCGGTGACCGGCTCGTCGGGCGGGTGGACCTCAAGGCCGACCGCGGCAACCGGCGACTGCTCGTTCTGGGCTCCTACGCGGAGCCCGATGCACCTGCCGACACCGCCACGGAGCTCGCGCATGAGCTGCGGAGACTGGCGGGCTGGCTCGACCTCGACGATGTTGTCGTCTCGCCCCGCGGTGACCTCGCCACCGCCCTGAACGAGGGTTTGCTCCGCGGGTAG
- a CDS encoding Rv3235 family protein, producing the protein MSAVAEVRWTPAPVPLRAVQGSLALDLGAEPSPAPRPMTPETSALRGADTVVVSPAVRSELQQWALTFGQACLEVVLGDRPVTQLVRWTTPSIHRELAYRARVVAQATLRQAGGHGPRRPAVRPQVRQVRACFVGAGVAEVALTVQHGARHRAIAARLEVISGRWQCTALEFG; encoded by the coding sequence ATGAGCGCCGTCGCGGAGGTCCGTTGGACACCGGCACCCGTGCCGCTGCGCGCGGTCCAGGGTTCGCTGGCACTCGACCTCGGCGCGGAGCCCTCGCCGGCACCGCGACCGATGACCCCCGAGACGTCCGCGCTCCGGGGCGCCGACACGGTCGTCGTCTCCCCCGCCGTCCGGAGCGAGCTGCAGCAGTGGGCCCTGACCTTCGGCCAGGCCTGCCTCGAGGTCGTCCTGGGTGATCGACCGGTGACCCAGCTCGTCCGCTGGACCACGCCGTCGATCCACCGTGAGCTGGCCTACCGCGCGCGCGTGGTCGCCCAGGCCACCCTGCGTCAGGCCGGCGGGCACGGTCCCCGTCGTCCGGCGGTCCGCCCGCAGGTGCGCCAGGTGCGGGCGTGCTTCGTCGGCGCGGGGGTCGCCGAGGTGGCGCTCACCGTCCAGCACGGCGCCCGTCACCGCGCGATCGCGGCCCGGCTCGAAGTGATCAGCGGCCGATGGCAGTGCACCGCCCTCGAGTTCGGCTGA
- the hpf gene encoding ribosome hibernation-promoting factor, HPF/YfiA family, whose product MEIVVNARHCEVSDRFRSHVEEKLVRLEKHDHRIIRMAVEVEKERNPRQTDRAVRVELTAFSKGPVIRAEAAAVDKMAALDLALDKMASQMRRAADRRRVHHGRHTPVSVGEALGRSVPEPVLLSEDTVLERQVGPITVTGDGPLVVREKSHPAAPMTLDQALYEMELVGHDFYLYVDKESERPAVVYRRKGYDYGVISLDLVS is encoded by the coding sequence ATGGAAATTGTGGTCAACGCCCGGCACTGCGAAGTGTCCGACCGGTTCCGCAGCCACGTCGAGGAGAAGCTCGTTCGCCTGGAGAAGCACGATCATCGGATCATCCGCATGGCAGTTGAAGTAGAGAAGGAACGCAACCCACGACAGACCGACCGTGCTGTCCGCGTCGAGCTGACGGCGTTCTCCAAGGGCCCGGTGATCCGCGCGGAGGCCGCAGCGGTCGACAAGATGGCGGCCCTGGACCTCGCGCTCGACAAGATGGCGTCCCAGATGCGCCGCGCGGCGGATCGTCGCCGCGTGCACCACGGCCGCCACACGCCGGTCTCGGTGGGAGAGGCTCTTGGGCGCAGCGTTCCCGAGCCTGTCCTCCTTTCCGAGGACACCGTCCTCGAGCGCCAGGTCGGACCGATCACCGTGACCGGGGACGGTCCACTGGTGGTCCGCGAGAAGTCACACCCCGCAGCGCCGATGACGCTCGACCAGGCCCTCTACGAGATGGAGCTGGTTGGACACGACTTCTATCTGTACGTCGACAAGGAGAGCGAGCGCCCCGCAGTCGTCTACCGCCGCAAGGGCTATGACTACGGCGTGATCTCGCTGGATCTGGTCAGTTGA